AGGCCCCGGCCTGTCCTCAGCATCCGCTTCAATCCACTTGTGCGAGCGACCGGAATTGCCTCCATGCCGATCGTGCAAAGTCCCTTCTGGTCGCCCTCCCCCGGATCGCCGGGACAAGCCCGGCCATGACGGAAAGGAGAGGACACCGTCTGCTGGTGGGGTCGCTGCAACGAGCTCGGATCCCCCCTGCACGGCTTGTCCGGACGGGGCTTGGCTGACAGGTTGAGGTCAGCCGCGGGATTTGATGATCGCTCGATCAGGATACACGAACGATCACAATGCACGCAGCCTCAAGAGAAAAGGCCGTGAAGATACCAGAGGGGCGGGGCGCGGCCGCCTTCGTGGATGCCATGGCGGAAGATCCAGAAGCGGCGACCGCCCTTGTCTTCCACACGGTAGTAATCGCGGGGCGTCTCGGGCCGCGAGATGTCGCGCCACCATTCCTCGCCGATGCGCTCGGGGCCCTCCTGGGCGGCCACGTCATGGGTGCCGCCGCGCCAGCGGAAGCGCAAGGGTGGGCCGTCCGGCACCTCCGCCAGCACCTCGATGGGCAAGGGCGGACGGAAGAGATAGAGGGGGCGCTGCGGCGGCTCCTCCGGCTCGGGCGCAGCCCAGCTCTCCGGCGCGGCAGCCAGCGCCGGCACCGCCGCCACCGCCCGCTCGGGAATATGGGTGTCGCGCGGCACGAGGCGGCGGAAGCGCGCGCGGCCGAAGCGCATGCTCAGCCGGTCCACGAGCGCGCCGAGGTCCTCGCCCTGCTCCTCCCGGTCAAGGCCGCCCTGCGCCTGCGAAAAAGGCTCGGCCTGCGGCACCGCGAGGCGCACCAGATCAAAGCCGAAGCCGGGATCGAGCGGGTCCGCCAGCGCCTCTATGCGCAGCGCGAACAGACGCATCACCACGGCGGGGTCGCGGACCGGCGCGCCGGTTTCGATCCGCACGGTGCGGGTCTCGCCGTCGCTGCGATAGAAGCGCGCCTCGAAGCTGCGCCCGCCGAGACCGCGCGCCTCCAGTTCCGTGGCGGCGCGCTGCGCCAGTTCACCGAGCACGCCCATCACATGCTCCATGCGGCCGATGGGCTCGGCGAAGGGATGGGAGAAGAGCAGCGCGGGCGGCGCCCGGCGGGGCGTGATGCGGCTGTCCACGCGCCCGAGCAGCCGGGCGAGGCGCCAGGTGGCCTGCGCCCCGAAGCGGGCCGTGAGTGGCGCGCTGGGACGGCGGGCGATGTCGCCCACGCAGTTGAGGCCCGCCCGGCGCAAGGCGGTCTCGGTTTCCGGCGGCAAATCGAGTGCTGCCACGGGCAGGGCTCGTACGGCGGCCTCCTCGGACGCCGCGTCCATGAGCGGGGGGCCGCGGTGGAAGCGGGCGAGGGCGAGCGCCGCCTCCGGCGTGCCGGCGCAGGCAAGGCGCGCGGTGAGACCGGCGGCCGCCATGCGACGGGCGGCGTCCGCCTTGAGGCCGCCTTCGCCCCCGAACAGGTGGGGGACGCCGGTCACGTCGAGGATGAGGCTGTGGGGCGGGTTCACCGCCACCATGGGCGTATAGCGGTCGCAGGCCTCCGCGATCCGCTCCAGAAACCGCCGGTCGGCCTCGGGCGCGTGCTCCTCGACCAGAAGGTCCGGCACGCGCGCCCGCGCATCGGCAAGGGCAAGACCGGGGGTGAGGCCGAGCCGCAAGGCGGCTCTATTGGCGGCGGCGAGGCGCAGGGCGCCGCGCTCCTTCTCCACCAGCGCGAAGGGCGGCTCAGCCGAGGCGTCGCAGGGGGAGGACGGCACGCCGAGGCGGCGCAGACGATCCATCGGCAGCAGGGGGAAGTGGAGCGCCAGATAGCGCCGCCCCTCCCCCGCTCCACGTCCGGAAGCTTGCTCCATCACGATCCCACTCCACCCGCCATGGCCCGCCGGGCGGGCCGCTCTTCTGCCGTGTCAGTTCCAGATCGAGCGCCGGATGCCCCGGCGCCCCCGCCTCCAGCGGCGCGGAGGGTGCCGCACTGACGCTCCAGCGGGTCCAGGCGGCGCTCGGGCGGGCCTCCCCCCCGATCCGCAGCAGCAGCACGCTGGCGCCGGAGCCCTCCGCCGCCAGCGCCAGACGGCGGGTGGCGATGAGATCGAGGGCCCGCGGCATGCCGTGAAGCTCCACCACCACGCTGCCGACGCCCGGACAGCGGGCCGCCTCGCCCGCCGCCGCCAGAACCGCCAGCGGGTCCTCCAACACGCCGAGGATCAGTTGCGCGGGATCGAGCCCGATCTCCGCAAGGCCCGGTCCATGCAGGGCCCCGCCCTGCCGCCCGGCCTGTTCCTGCCGCAGCCAGAAGACGCCGCTGCCGAAGCGGGCCGCAAGCATGGCCGCAAAGCCCGCCGCCGCACCCACGTCCCCGGCCGCGCGGGAGAAGAATTCGTGCAGCCGACCGGTCTCCAGCCCGCCGCCCAGCGCGGCATCCACCTCCGCATGGCCGAGCGGCACGCGCCTGGCCGCGCCCTGACCTGTCCATCGCTCAAGCCCGGCCACCTCCTGCCGAAGCGCCCGGAGCTGTTCCGCCGTCGCGCTCATTTCATGTTCCCGTTTTGTTCTAAATTCTCCCTCCTGCGCGCGAGAGTCAAGCCGCTCCGACTCGCATCGGCCGCAGCATCTCCATGCAGCAACCTAGGGGTGCGCCTTGTCGGCGGTGCCTCTGGGGTGCTCCGCCCGCCAGTCCACGGGCCGCTGGAAGGGGCCGAACCAGATGCCGCGCCGGGTCACCCGCGCTTCCAGTTCGGTGGCGCGATAGGCACCATCGGCAATGGCGAGACCCGAGCTCACCATCTGCTCCCCGATGTCCACATCGCCGACGAAGCAGGTGGCGATCAGGCGGTGGTAGATGTCGAAGGCCCGCCCCCGGCAGCGGACGGCGCCCGTATCCACCTCCGCCTGGAGGGCGATGCGGGCCATCTCGCCGCAGTTCCAGAGGTGGCCCTCCTCGCCGCAGGTCTGATGCAGTTCGGGCGCATCGATGCCGGCGAGCCGCACCCGCTGGCCGCGGACGTCCAGCGTGTCGCCGTCCACGACGAAGGTGGGGCCGCTCACCTCCCGCTCGCCGCCACCCCGCCAGCGCTCGGACAGGACGGCGGCAAGCACGAACAGGCCGGCGAGGAGCGCCCCGGCCAGCACAAGATCGGTCCGGGAGAACGGATGCAGGCGCATAAGGCGGCAGTGCCGGATTCCGGTGCGACTCGTCAATCCGTGACGCTGGCGTTAACCATTCATCAACCCTGCTCAAGCAGGAGTCGGATGGAAGATCGGAGTCTGGCCAAAGCGCGCCACGACCCCGGCGCAGAAGGTTCGCGCGCATGACGCAGGCCCCGATGGATCGCGCCGCCGGCGCCGCCCCGCACAGCGGGCGCGCAGCCGAAGGCCGCGGATTCGACGAGGCCCTGGCCGAGGCGCGCCGCTCCGTGCGCTGGCTGGCCGGCGCGCTGGCGGTTTTCGTCGTCGCCTTGCTGCTGGCGCGGCTGCGCGCCTCGCTGCTGTGGCTCGCCGCCGCCCCGCTGCTGTTCGCCGCCATCGAGCTGTTCACCCTCGGCCGCACGCTGGGGCGCCTGTCGGCCGCCCGCCGCGCGGAGGCTCACGCGCAGGCCGCCCGCACCGCCGCCGCCGAGGCGGAGAATCAGGCCAAGTCCCGCTTCCTCGCCGAGATGAGCCACGAGCTGCGCACCCCGCTCAACGCGGTCATCGGCTTTTCCGAAGTGATGGCGCAGGAGGTGCTCGGCCCGCACGCCAACGCCGCCTATCGCGATTATGCGCAGGACATCCACGCCTCGGGCCGCCATCTGCTGGCGCTGGCCGATGACATCCTCGATCTGGCCCGCATCGAGACCGGCCACCGGCAGGTGCTGGAGACGGCGGTGAACCTCGGCGCCCTGGCGCAGGACTGCGCGCACATGATGCGGCTCGGCGCGGCGGAGCGGGACATCACGCTCATCGTCACCCTCAATGCCCGCCCCCGCCTGTGGGCGGACGAGCGCGCGGTGCGCCAGATGGTGCTGAACCTGATGGCCAACGCGGTGAAGTTCACGCCCGCCGGCGGCACCGTCGAGTTGTTCGTGGACAGCGATGCGGAGGGCGCGCCCTTCTGCGCGGTGGAAGACAACGGGCCAGGGCTGGCGGACGCCGAGCTGCCCCTCGCCCTCTCGGCCCACCACCGGGAAAGCCGGCTCGATCCGGCGAGCGGCCAGGGCGCAGGCCTCGGCCTTGCCATCGTGCGGGCGCTGGCGCAGATGCACGAGGCGCGGCTGGATCTTACGGAACGGGCCACGGGCGGCACGCGGGCCACCCTTTCCTTTCCCGCCTCCCGCGCGCTCGCGGCGGCGGAGGGAACCACCCCCACGCCCCTGCTGGCGGCGGAATAGCCTCAAGTCCGGCCTTGCCGCCCAGATGGATGCATCTGGGCGGACCGCCTGTTACGCCTTGTTGGAGACGCCGCCGTCGCTGAAGGTGCCCATGCCGCGATGGGTGGCGACCGCCGCCTTCACGACGCCGAGCGCCAGCGCCGCGCCCGAGCCCTCGCCGAGCCGCATGCCGAGATCGAGGATGGGCTTGAGACGAAGCTTTTCCAAGAGGCGCGCATGGGCCTTCTCGGCCGAGACGTGGCCGGCAAGGCAATGGTCGAGGGCGCTCGGGTCCATGGCGTGCAGCACGGCGGCGGCGGCCGTCACCACATAGCCGTCGAGGACCACCGGCACGCGCTCGATCCGCGCGGCGAGGATGGCACCAACCATGGCCGCCACCTCGCGCCCACCCACCCGGCGCAGGATCTCCAGCGGATCGGACAAGGCCGCGCCGTGGAAGGCGATGGCCTCGCGCACGGCAGCCACCTTGCGGTCCAGAATGTCGCCCGTGGCGCCGGTGCCGGCGCCCACCCATTCCTCCGGCGTGCCGCCATAGAGGGCGTGGCAGAGCGCCGCGGCGATGGTGGTGTTGCCGATGCCCATCTCGCCCAGCGCCAGCACGTCGGCGCCGCCGGCAATGGCCTGCATGCCGAAGGCGATGGTGGCGGCGCAGGCGCGCTCGTCCAGCGCCGCATCCTGGGTGATGTCCGGCGTCGGCAGGTCGAGGGCGAGGTCGAACACCCGCAGGCCCGCATCAAAGCTGGCGCAGATCTGGTTCACGGCCGCCTTTCCGTCCGTGAAGGCGGCGACCATCTGCTTCGTCACCGCGCCCGGATAAGGCGAGACACCCCGCTCGGCGATGCCGTGAGTGGCCGCGAACACCGCCACCATGGGCCGGTCGGCGGTTGGCATGCCCTTGGCCTGCCAGGTGGCGAGGTGGATGGCGATCTCTTCCAGTCGCCCCAGCGCGCCGGGCGGCTTCAGGAGGTCCGACTGCCGGGCCTCGGCCATCGCCCGCGCAGCGGCATCGGGGCCGGGCATGGTGGAGACGAGCTGGCGGATGTCGTCGAAAGGCAGGCCGGTGTGAGTGGGAGCGGACATGGGCACTCGGCGATCAGGCGTTGAAACGAAAGCGGCGCCGGAAGACCGGCGCCGCTTCTGAGAGGGGTGGTGCCGTCACTCCGCCGGGGCGGGGTGATCGTGCGCCGGGTCGTGGGACTTCCTACCCGAGCCGAGCGACGCCATCCAGCGGGCCAGCACATAGAAGACCGGCGTGAAGATCAGACCGAAGAAGGTCACGCCGATCATGCCCGAGAACACCGCCGTGCCGAGCGCCTGGCGCAGCTCGGCGCCGGCGCCCGTCGCCCACACCAGCGGCACCACGCCGAGGATGAAGGCGAGCGAGGTCATGATGATCGGGCGCAGACGCAGCCGGGCCGCCTCCACCGCCGCCTCGCGCCGTCCCATGCCCTGGTCCTCCAATTGCTTGGCGAACTCGACGATGAGGATGGCGTTCTTGGCGGCGAGGCCGATGAGCACGATGAAGCCCACCTGCGTCAGGATGTTGTTGTCCATCCCGCGCAGGATGACGCCACCCAGCGCTGCCACGAGACACATGGGCACGATGAGCACCACGGCCAGCGGCAGCGTCAGGCTTTCATACTGCGCCGCCAGCACCAGGAAGACGAACACCACGCCCAGCCCGAAGGCGAAGATGGCGGTGTTGCCGGCCCGCTGCTGCTGGTAGGCGAGCGTCGTCCACTCATAGGCGAAGCCCTGCGGCAGCACCTTGGCGGCGAGCTGCTGCATGATCTCGATCGCCTGACCCTGCGAGTAGCCGGGGGCCGGGCTGCCGTCGAGTTCCGCCGACGTATAGAGGTTATAGCGCGGCAGCCGGTAGGGACCGGAGATGTCCTGAACCGTGGTGAAGGAGCCGAGCGGCACCGTGTCGCCGTTCGCATTCTTCACCCGGATGCTCAGGATGTCCTTGACCTCCTTGCGGTACGGGGCATCCGCCTGCACCTGAACGCGGAACGTCCGGGAGAACAGGTTGAAGTCGTTCACATAGGTCGAGCCGATGTAGCTCTGCAGCGCGCTGAACACGTCGGAGACATTGACCTGCAGCATCTGCGCCTTGGCGCGGTCGATATCGAGATAGATCTGCGGGGTCGAGGTCTCGAAGAGCGAGTACACCTGCTGCAGGCCCGGCGTCTGCGCCGCCGCACCCATCATCGCATAGACCGCGTTGCGCAGCGCCAGCGGGCCCTGGCCGTCCCGGTCCTCGATCATCATGCGGAAGCCGCCGGCGTTGCCGATGCCGTTGACCGGCGGCGGCTGCACCACGATGAGCAGCGAATCCTGGATGGAAGCGAGCTTGCCGAACAGCTGCCGCTGGATGGCGGTGGCCGTGCGGGTGGGATCGCCGCCGCGCTGGGAGAACGGCTCCAGGATCACGAACATGGCGCCGGCGTTCGGGGCGTTGGTGAAGGTGGCGCCCGAGAAGCCGACGATGTTCACGATGTGCGCGACGCCCGGCGTACCGAGCACCAGATCCGCCGCCCGCGTCATCACCTCTTCCGTACGGGACATGGAGGAGCCGGGCGGAAGCTGGGCCGCGACGATGAGGTAGCCGCGATCCTGATCGGGGATGAAGCCCTGGGGCGTCGAGGTGAAGAGATAGCCGCCGAAGGCGACGATGCCGCCATAGACGATCAGCACCAGCGCCACGATGCGCACGAGGCGGGAGACCACGGCCGCATAGCCGTTGCCCAGCGCCTCGAAGCCGCGGTTGAAGATGTTGAAGAAGCCGACCACGGGCTTGGCGTACCAGGCTACGCGCTGTTCGCCATGGGCATGCGGCTTCAGCAGCAGCGCGCACATGGCGGGCGAGAGCGTCAGCGAGACCAGCAGCGAGAGCAGCGTCGAGCCGGCGATGGTCAGCGCGAACTGCTGGTAGAACTGGCCCGAGATGCCGGTGATGAAGGCGGTCGGCACGAACACCGACGACAGCACCAGCGAGATGGCGACAAGCGCGCCGCCCACCTCGTCCATGGTCTTGTAGGCAGCGTCACGCGGCGAGAGGCCGGAGGCGATGTTGCGCTCCACGTTCTCCACCACGACGATGGCGTCGTCCACCACGATGCCGATGGCCAGCACGAGGCCGAACAGCGACAGGTTGTTCAGCGAGAAGCCGAACAGCTTCATGATGAAGAAGGTGCCGATGAGCGAGATCGGGATCGCGAGGATCGGGATGATCGCCGCGCGCCAGGTCTGAAGGAACAGCACCACCACGATCACCACGAGGATGATGGCCTCGAAGATGGTGTGGATCACCGCCTCCACCGACTGCGAGATGAACTCGGTGGGGTTGTAGTAGATGCCGTACTTGAGCCCTTCCGGGAACACCTTGCCGAGCTCGGCCATCTTGGCCACCACCGCATTGCCGGTGGCGAGCGCGTTCGAGCCCGGACGCTGGAAGACGCCAAGCGCGATGGAGTTGTACTTGTCGAGATAGGAGGTGGACGAATAGTCCTGCGCCGAGATCTCGACCTTGGCCACGTCCTTCAGGCGCACCAGCGCGGTCGCCGTCTGCTTGATGACGACGTTGCCGAACTCCTCGGGCGTGGACAGACGGCCGAGCGTGCGCACGGCGATCTGGAACGCGCCCGGATTGGAGACCGGGGGCTGGTTCAGCACGCCCGAGGCCACCTGGATGTTCTGCGACTGGAGGGCGCTCACCACCTCGGCGGCGGTGAGGTTCAGCGTCTGGAGGCGCTGCGGATCGAGCCACACCTGCATGGCATAGTCGCGGCTGCCGAACACCGTGATGGAGCCGACGCCGTCGATGCGCGAGAGCACGTCCTTGATCTGGACGTTGGCGTAGTTGGAGATGAACAGGCCGTCGCGCGAGCCGTCAGGCGAATAGAGGCTGACGACCATCAGGATGTCCGGCGAGCTCTTCGCCGTGACGACGCCGATCTGCTGCACTTCGGAGGGCAGACGCGGCGAGGCGATGGCCACGCGGTTCTGCACCTGCACCTGCGCGATGTCGAGATTGGTGCCGAGGTCGAACGTCACCGAGATGGTGAAGCGGCCGTCCGCGGAGGAGTTGGAGGAGAGATAGAGCATCCCCTCCACGCCGTTGATCTGCTGTTCGATCGGCGCCACCACCGTGTCGGCCACCGTCTCGGCGCTGGCGCCGGGATACTGGCCGCTCACGGTGATCACCGGCGGGGCGATGTCCGGATACTGCGCCACGGGGAGGCGCAGATAGGACACACCGCCCAGCAGCATCACCACGATGGAGATGACGAAGGCGAAGATCGGCCGGTCAATGAAGAAATGAGAGAAGCGCATGGGGGATCGCTCCTCACTTCGCCGGGGCGGCGGCGTTACCGTTCTGGGCGCCGGCGGGAGCCGGAGCAGCGGGCTTTTCTTCCTGCGGCGTCACCTTGACGCCCGGACGCACGCGCATCAGGCCGTTCACCACCACCACATCGTCCGCCGTGAGGCCGGACTTCACCGCGCGGCGGCCGTCCACCACCGGGCCAAGCTCCACGAACTTCATGGCGATCGTGTTCTCGGGGCCGACCACATAGACGAACTTGCGCACCTGCTCGGTGCCGATGGCGGTATCGGGAACGGTCAGTGCCTCATAGGGCTTGCTGGCGGCCACGCGGATGCGGGCGAACATGCCCGGCTTGAACAGGCCGTCCGGATTGGCGAACACGGCACGGCCGCGGATGGTGCCGGTGGCGGTGTCCACCACGTTGTTCAGGAAGTCCATCTTGCCGTGATGGGCAAAGGTCTTCTCGTCCAGCAGCTTGAGGTCCACCGGCGCGCCGTCGTTGGCGCCCGTGCCGCTGTTCTTGTAGCGCAGCAGCGAGCCTTCATCGAAGGTGAACTCGAAGCGGATCGGATCCTGCGACACGATCACCGCGAGCAGGGTCGGCGTGCCGGCACTGGCGCCGATCACATAGTTGCCCACCGACACGCGCCGGTCGCCGATGCGGCCGGAGATGGGTGCAGTGAGCTGCGTGAACTCGAGATCGAGCTGGGCCGAGGCCACGGCAGCTTCCTGCGCCTGGAGCGTGGCGGCGGCGGTCCGCTCGGTCTGGGTGCGCTGGTCGAAGGTCTGCTTGGAGATGGCCGTCGAATTGCGGTCCTGGAGCAGCGTCTTGGCGCGCTCAAGGTCGGTCTGCGCATAATCGAGATTGGCCTGCGCCTGGGCGAGGTTCGCCTTCGCCTGATCGAGCGCGATCTTGAACGGGCGCTGGTCGAGCGTGAACAGCGGATCGCCCTTCTTCACCAGCTGGCCGTCGGTGAACTGGATCTCCGAGAGATAGCCGGACACGCGGGCGTGCACGTTCACCTCATCCATCGCCACGAAACGGCCGACATACTCATCATAGTCGGTGATCGTCCTGGGCTGCGGCTTGGCGACCGTCACGGCCGGAGGCGGCGGCGGGCCACCCTGCTGCTGCTGCGGCTGGCCACAGGCGGCAAGCGAAAGAAGGGAGACTGCACCGAGAGCCTTGAGCGGAAGGCGGGGCAACACAAACATCAAGGG
The Azorhizobium caulinodans ORS 571 genome window above contains:
- a CDS encoding Y-family DNA polymerase, coding for MDRLRRLGVPSSPCDASAEPPFALVEKERGALRLAAANRAALRLGLTPGLALADARARVPDLLVEEHAPEADRRFLERIAEACDRYTPMVAVNPPHSLILDVTGVPHLFGGEGGLKADAARRMAAAGLTARLACAGTPEAALALARFHRGPPLMDAASEEAAVRALPVAALDLPPETETALRRAGLNCVGDIARRPSAPLTARFGAQATWRLARLLGRVDSRITPRRAPPALLFSHPFAEPIGRMEHVMGVLGELAQRAATELEARGLGGRSFEARFYRSDGETRTVRIETGAPVRDPAVVMRLFALRIEALADPLDPGFGFDLVRLAVPQAEPFSQAQGGLDREEQGEDLGALVDRLSMRFGRARFRRLVPRDTHIPERAVAAVPALAAAPESWAAPEPEEPPQRPLYLFRPPLPIEVLAEVPDGPPLRFRWRGGTHDVAAQEGPERIGEEWWRDISRPETPRDYYRVEDKGGRRFWIFRHGIHEGGRAPPLWYLHGLFS
- a CDS encoding ImuA family protein, yielding MSATAEQLRALRQEVAGLERWTGQGAARRVPLGHAEVDAALGGGLETGRLHEFFSRAAGDVGAAAGFAAMLAARFGSGVFWLRQEQAGRQGGALHGPGLAEIGLDPAQLILGVLEDPLAVLAAAGEAARCPGVGSVVVELHGMPRALDLIATRRLALAAEGSGASVLLLRIGGEARPSAAWTRWSVSAAPSAPLEAGAPGHPALDLELTRQKSGPPGGPWRVEWDRDGASFRTWSGGGAALSGAPLPPAADGSSAPPRRAVLPLRRLG
- a CDS encoding thermonuclease family protein → MRLHPFSRTDLVLAGALLAGLFVLAAVLSERWRGGGEREVSGPTFVVDGDTLDVRGQRVRLAGIDAPELHQTCGEEGHLWNCGEMARIALQAEVDTGAVRCRGRAFDIYHRLIATCFVGDVDIGEQMVSSGLAIADGAYRATELEARVTRRGIWFGPFQRPVDWRAEHPRGTADKAHP
- a CDS encoding sensor histidine kinase, whose product is MTQAPMDRAAGAAPHSGRAAEGRGFDEALAEARRSVRWLAGALAVFVVALLLARLRASLLWLAAAPLLFAAIELFTLGRTLGRLSAARRAEAHAQAARTAAAEAENQAKSRFLAEMSHELRTPLNAVIGFSEVMAQEVLGPHANAAYRDYAQDIHASGRHLLALADDILDLARIETGHRQVLETAVNLGALAQDCAHMMRLGAAERDITLIVTLNARPRLWADERAVRQMVLNLMANAVKFTPAGGTVELFVDSDAEGAPFCAVEDNGPGLADAELPLALSAHHRESRLDPASGQGAGLGLAIVRALAQMHEARLDLTERATGGTRATLSFPASRALAAAEGTTPTPLLAAE
- the cobT gene encoding nicotinate-nucleotide--dimethylbenzimidazole phosphoribosyltransferase — translated: MSAPTHTGLPFDDIRQLVSTMPGPDAAARAMAEARQSDLLKPPGALGRLEEIAIHLATWQAKGMPTADRPMVAVFAATHGIAERGVSPYPGAVTKQMVAAFTDGKAAVNQICASFDAGLRVFDLALDLPTPDITQDAALDERACAATIAFGMQAIAGGADVLALGEMGIGNTTIAAALCHALYGGTPEEWVGAGTGATGDILDRKVAAVREAIAFHGAALSDPLEILRRVGGREVAAMVGAILAARIERVPVVLDGYVVTAAAAVLHAMDPSALDHCLAGHVSAEKAHARLLEKLRLKPILDLGMRLGEGSGAALALGVVKAAVATHRGMGTFSDGGVSNKA
- a CDS encoding efflux RND transporter permease subunit yields the protein MRFSHFFIDRPIFAFVISIVVMLLGGVSYLRLPVAQYPDIAPPVITVSGQYPGASAETVADTVVAPIEQQINGVEGMLYLSSNSSADGRFTISVTFDLGTNLDIAQVQVQNRVAIASPRLPSEVQQIGVVTAKSSPDILMVVSLYSPDGSRDGLFISNYANVQIKDVLSRIDGVGSITVFGSRDYAMQVWLDPQRLQTLNLTAAEVVSALQSQNIQVASGVLNQPPVSNPGAFQIAVRTLGRLSTPEEFGNVVIKQTATALVRLKDVAKVEISAQDYSSTSYLDKYNSIALGVFQRPGSNALATGNAVVAKMAELGKVFPEGLKYGIYYNPTEFISQSVEAVIHTIFEAIILVVIVVVLFLQTWRAAIIPILAIPISLIGTFFIMKLFGFSLNNLSLFGLVLAIGIVVDDAIVVVENVERNIASGLSPRDAAYKTMDEVGGALVAISLVLSSVFVPTAFITGISGQFYQQFALTIAGSTLLSLLVSLTLSPAMCALLLKPHAHGEQRVAWYAKPVVGFFNIFNRGFEALGNGYAAVVSRLVRIVALVLIVYGGIVAFGGYLFTSTPQGFIPDQDRGYLIVAAQLPPGSSMSRTEEVMTRAADLVLGTPGVAHIVNIVGFSGATFTNAPNAGAMFVILEPFSQRGGDPTRTATAIQRQLFGKLASIQDSLLIVVQPPPVNGIGNAGGFRMMIEDRDGQGPLALRNAVYAMMGAAAQTPGLQQVYSLFETSTPQIYLDIDRAKAQMLQVNVSDVFSALQSYIGSTYVNDFNLFSRTFRVQVQADAPYRKEVKDILSIRVKNANGDTVPLGSFTTVQDISGPYRLPRYNLYTSAELDGSPAPGYSQGQAIEIMQQLAAKVLPQGFAYEWTTLAYQQQRAGNTAIFAFGLGVVFVFLVLAAQYESLTLPLAVVLIVPMCLVAALGGVILRGMDNNILTQVGFIVLIGLAAKNAILIVEFAKQLEDQGMGRREAAVEAARLRLRPIIMTSLAFILGVVPLVWATGAGAELRQALGTAVFSGMIGVTFFGLIFTPVFYVLARWMASLGSGRKSHDPAHDHPAPAE
- a CDS encoding efflux RND transporter periplasmic adaptor subunit, producing the protein MFVLPRLPLKALGAVSLLSLAACGQPQQQQGGPPPPPAVTVAKPQPRTITDYDEYVGRFVAMDEVNVHARVSGYLSEIQFTDGQLVKKGDPLFTLDQRPFKIALDQAKANLAQAQANLDYAQTDLERAKTLLQDRNSTAISKQTFDQRTQTERTAAATLQAQEAAVASAQLDLEFTQLTAPISGRIGDRRVSVGNYVIGASAGTPTLLAVIVSQDPIRFEFTFDEGSLLRYKNSGTGANDGAPVDLKLLDEKTFAHHGKMDFLNNVVDTATGTIRGRAVFANPDGLFKPGMFARIRVAASKPYEALTVPDTAIGTEQVRKFVYVVGPENTIAMKFVELGPVVDGRRAVKSGLTADDVVVVNGLMRVRPGVKVTPQEEKPAAPAPAGAQNGNAAAPAK